A stretch of the Medicago truncatula cultivar Jemalong A17 chromosome 5, MtrunA17r5.0-ANR, whole genome shotgun sequence genome encodes the following:
- the LOC11431398 gene encoding uncharacterized protein, with protein MERVKLMITYGGKIQPRLTALHDHRRYSYIGGDNKIITVDRNINFSDLMAKLSTFMFSDVCFKYQLLGEDLDALIPVYNEEDLNHMMFEYDRMCRFSQKPAWLRVFLFPVPINNNKASFDSLASVDSLNSVQVFPFEEYSSPPTTPPHPFMATKDTVTKAEMKKFCGIHVVNDEFEDILKLYLKRNFSKVKDFQGLHVVNDEFEDILKSFWKRCFLKPNIVF; from the coding sequence ATGGAGAGAGTCAAGCTCATGATTACCTATGGTGGAAAAATCCAACCTAGGCTTACTGCTCTTCATGATCATCGTCGTTATTCCTACATCGGTGGAGACAATAAAATCATCACCGTCGATCGTAATATCAACTTCTCTGACCTCATGGCAAAGCTTTCCACGTTCATGTTTTCCGATGTTTGCTTCAAGTATCAACTACTTGGTGAAGATTTGGATGCTTTGATCCCAGTTTATAACGAAGAAGATCTCAATCATATGATGTTCGAGTATGATCGTATGTGTCGCTTTTCACAAAAGCCTGCATGGTTGAGGGTCTTCCTCTTCCCGGTCCCTATTAACAACAACAAGGCatcttttgattctttggcTTCCGTCGACTCGCTCAATTCCGttcaagtttttccttttgaagAATATTCATCTCCTCCTACTACGCCTCCACATCCGTTCATGGCGACTAAGGACACGGTTACAAAAGCTGAGATGAAGAAATTTTGCGGAATACATGTtgtgaatgatgaatttgaagatattctaaaattatatttgaagCGCAATTTTTCTAAGGTGAAGGACTTTCAAGGACTGCATGTCGTGAACGATGAATTTGAAGATATTCTAAAATCGTTTTGGAAGCGTTGCTTTTTGAAGCCTAATAtagttttctaa
- the LOC11431397 gene encoding uncharacterized protein: MERVKLMITYGAKIQPRLTSLHDHRRYSYIGGDNKIITVDRNINFSDLMAKLSTFMFSDVCFKYQLLGEDLDALIPVYNEEDLNHMMFEYDRMCRFSQKPAWLRVFLFPVPINNNKASFDSLASVDSLNSVQVFPFEEYSSPPTTPPHPFMATKDTVTKAEMKKFCGIHVVNDEFEDILKLYLKRNFSKVKDFHGLMS, translated from the coding sequence ATGGAGAGAGTCAAGCTCATGATTACCTATGGTGCAAAAATCCAACCTAGGCTTACTTCTCTTCATGATCATCGTCGTTATTCCTACATCGGCGGAGACAATAAAATCATCACCGTCGATCGTAATATCAACTTCTCTGACCTCATGGCAAAGCTTTCCACGTTCATGTTTTCCGATGTTTGCTTCAAGTATCAACTACTTGGTGAAGATTTGGATGCTTTGATCCCAGTTTATAACGAAGAAGATCTCAATCATATGATGTTCGAGTATGATCGTATGTGTCGCTTTTCACAAAAGCCTGCATGGTTGAGAGTCTTCCTCTTCCCGGTCCCTATTAACAACAACAAGGCatcttttgattctttggcTTCCGTCGACTCGCTCAATTCCGttcaagtttttccttttgaagAATATTCATCTCCTCCTACTACGCCTCCACATCCGTTCATGGCGACTAAGGACACGGTTACAAAAGCTGAGATGAAGAAATTTTGCGGAATACATGTtgtgaatgatgaatttgaagatattctaaaattatatttgaagCGCAATTTTTCTAAGGTGAAGGACTTTCACGGACTGATGTCGTGA
- the LOC120580694 gene encoding uncharacterized protein, with translation MERVKLMITYGGKIQPRLTALHDHRRYSYIGGDNKIITVDRNINFSDLMAKLSTFMFSDVCFKYQLLGEDLDALIPVYNEEDLNHMMFEYDRMCRFSQKPAWLRVFLFPVPINNNKASFDSLASVDSLNSVQVFPFEEYSSPPTTPPHPFMATKDTVTKAEMKKFCGIHVVNDEFEDILKLYLKRNFSKVKDFQGLHVVNDEFEDILKSFWKRCFLKPNIVF, from the coding sequence ATGGAGAGAGTCAAGCTCATGATTACCTATGGTGGAAAAATCCAACCTAGGCTTACTGCTCTTCATGATCATCGTCGTTATTCCTACATCGGTGGAGACAATAAAATCATCACCGTCGATCGTAATATCAACTTCTCTGACCTCATGGCAAAGCTTTCCACGTTCATGTTTTccgatgtttgtttcaagtatCAACTCCTTGGTGAAGATTTGGATGCTTTGATCCCAGTTTATAACGAAGAAGATCTCAATCATATGATGTTCGAGTATGATCGTATGTGTCGCTTTTCACAAAAGCCTGCATGGTTGAGGGTCTTCCTCTTCCCGGTCCCTATTAACAACAACAAGGCatcttttgattctttggcTTCCGTCGACTCGCTCAATTCCGttcaagtttttccttttgaagAATATTCATCTCCTCCTACTACGCCTCCACATCCGTTCATGGCGACTAAGGACACGGTTACAAAAGCTGAGATGAAGAAATTTTGCGGAATACATGTtgtgaatgatgaatttgaagatattctaaaattatatttgaagCGCAATTTTTCTAAGGTGAAGGACTTTCAAGGACTGCATGTCGTGAACGATGAATTTGAAGATATTCTAAAATCGTTTTGGAAGCGTTGCTTTTTGAAGCCTAATAtagttttctaa